A stretch of Primulina tabacum isolate GXHZ01 chromosome 13, ASM2559414v2, whole genome shotgun sequence DNA encodes these proteins:
- the LOC142523104 gene encoding uncharacterized protein LOC142523104, which translates to MEISYGTWESSVQLLLKYMCALSKYNPGTAVEWKHLKANTEMSKTLNYVFWAFRPCVDGFRHCRKIISVDGTHLYTKYKHKMLIGVTLDANNQVLPLAFAIVDEETTDSWKWFLENLGRHVVRGENGVCFISDRLKRIVRATEDLPYFQPPYGVHRFCLRHVCSNFNAKFKDVHLKDLCWAAGTQNQICNFEAIMEAIKQKNILAHRYLAGIAKEKWSLAHDGGWRRRVMTTNMPEYLNNVLKGARRLPISAIVHLTFLRCAQYFIEHVTRGGRRVQENQLCNTPLP; encoded by the coding sequence ATGGAAATTTCTTATGGTACATGGGAGAGCTCTGTTCAATtacttttaaaatatatgtgtgCTTTGTCCAAATATAATCCGGGAACAGCTGTGGAGTGGAAGCATCTCAAAGCCAACACTGAAATGAGTAAGACACTGAACTATGTTTTCTGGGCATTCAGGCCATGTGTTGATGGGTTTCGTCATTGTCGGAAAATAATTAGTGTCGATGGTACACACTTGTATACCAAATACAAGCACAAAATGTTGATCGGTGTCACTCTGGATGCGAACAATCAGGTTCTACCGCTAGCATTTGCTATTGTGGATGAAGAAACAACAGATTCTTGGAAATGGTTCTTGGAGAACCTAGGAAGACATGTTGTTCGTGGTGAAAATGGTGTGTGTTTTATTTCTGATAGGCTTAAGAGAATCGTGCGCGCAACTGAAGATCTACCATATTTTCAACCTCCTTACGGTGTGCATCGTTTTTGTTTGAGACATGTATGTTCAAACTTTAACGCTAAATTCAAAGACGTGCATTTGAAAGATTTATGTTGGGCGGCAGGCACACAAAATCAAATTTGTAATTTCGAAGCAATAATGGAGGCAATCAAgcaaaaaaacattttggcgcACCGATATTTGGCTGGAATTGCAAAAGAAAAATGGAGTTTGGCTCATGACGGTGGTTGGCGACGTAGGGTTATGACAACCAATATGCCGGAGTATTTAAACAATGTGTTGAAGGGTGCTCGTAGACTTCCTATATCTGCCATAGTACACTTGACATTTCTGAGGTGCGCACAATATTTCATTGAACATGTGACAAGAGGTGGTCGTAGGGTTCAGGAAAATCAACTGTGTAACACCCCACTCCCATga